A genome region from Solanum pennellii chromosome 12, SPENNV200 includes the following:
- the LOC107007483 gene encoding methylecgonone reductase-like: MTMNMIKQMLVPNVNLNSGHKMPLIGMGTAPSLPQHDQLVSTLIDAIEIGYRHFDSAAVYGSEEALGQAVVEAIQRGLIKSREQVFITSKLWCTETHRHLVLPALKRTLGRLKMDYLDLYLIHLPVTMKKKVNSKDDEMRVDKEDIIPFDMRGTWEAMEECCRLGLAKSIGVSNFTCTKLSQILHYATILPAVNQVEMHVAWRQEKMLEFCKEKGIHVSAWSPLGANGITPWGTHSVMESPVLKDIAIHKRKSVAQVALKWVYEQGASVIVKSFNKERMKENLQILDWELSNEEIAQIQEIPPCTGFKVDMVLVHPNGPYKSADQFWDGEI; the protein is encoded by the exons ATGACTATGAACATGATCAAGCAAATGTTAGTGCCAAATGTGAATTTGAATTCTGGTCATAAAATGCCTCTTATAGGGATGGGAACAGCACCTTCCTTACCACAACATGATCAATTAGTGTCAACACTGATAGATGCCATTGAAATCGGTTATCGTCACTTTGACTCAGCCGCGGTCTATGGCTCTGAGGAAGCACTTGGCCAAGCAGTGGTGGAAGCCATACAACGCGGACTAATTAAGAGTCGTGAACAAGTCTTTATTACGTCTAAATTATGGTGCACGGAAACTCATCGCCACCTTGTTCTTCCTGCCTTAAAAAGAACTCTTGG GAGGCTCAAGATGGATTACTTGGATTTATACCTAATACATTTGCCAGTGACAATGAAGAAGAAggttaatagtaaggatgatgAAATGAGGGTTGATAAAGAGGATATAATTCCATTTGACATGAGAGGGACATGGGAAGCCATGGAAGAATGTTGTAGATTAGGTCTAGCCAAATCTATTGGTGTCTCCAACTTTACATGCACTAAGCTCTCTCAAATCCTACACTATGCTACCATTCTTCCTGCAGTAAACCAA GTGGAAATGCATGTTGCATGGAGGCAGGAGAAGATGTTAGAGTTTTGCAAGGAAAAAGGAATACATGTGAGTGCATGGTCTCCACTTGGAGCTAATGGGATAACTCCTTGGGGCACCCATTCTGTTATGGAGAGCCCTGTCCTTAAAGATATTGCCATTCACAAACGCAAGAGCGTTGCTCAG GTGGCATTAAAATGGGTATATGAGCAAGGAGCTAGTGTAATAGTGAAGAGTTTCAACAAGGAAAGGATGAAAGAGAACCTACAAATTTTGGATTGGGAATTAAGTAATGAAGAAATAGCTCAAATTCAAGAGATTCCTCCTTGCACTGGATTTAAAGTTGACATGGTTTTAGTTCATCCAAATGGACCATACAAATCTGCCGATCAATTCTGGGATGGTGAGATATAG